The Burkholderia ambifaria AMMD genome contains the following window.
GTCATGCGGGCCACACAGCGGTAGCGCGCAGATTTTCCTTGACTTCGCCGGCTCGCAAACTAATATACGCACCGCGTACATTTTCCATCAGGTGCTGCCGATGACCGTTCCCCAGCAAGCCTTCCTGCGCGACGCGATGCGCCGCCTCAACATGACCCGCGAGGCGTTCGCGAATCGCATCGGCGTAAGCCGTCGCGCGCTCGATACGTGGCTATTGCCCGACGACTCGCAGGAATCGCGCGGAATGCCCGAGATCGTCGAGCGCTTCGTATCGGAAATCGTCGAACGCTCGGCCCCGGACGGTGGCGAATATACGCAAAGCGTAGACAAACAAGGGCTCTCGAAGCAATTCCTGTTCGAAGGCAAGCCGCAGCTGATCTCGGTAGACCAGTTCTCGCGGGATTCGGTCGAGGCGCTGTTCCGCGTGGCCGACGTGATGCAGCCGATCGCGCGCCGCCACAAGATTTCGCGCGTGCTCGAAGGCGCCGTGCTCGGCAACCTGTTCTTCGAAGCCAGCACGCGCACCCGCGTGTCGTTCGGCGCGGCCTTCTGCCGGCTCGGCGGCTCGGTATGCGACACGACCGGCTTCACGTTCTCGTCGATGGCCAAGGGCGAATCGATCTACGACACGAGCCGCGTGATGGCCGGCTATGTCGATGCACTCGTGATCCGTCACCCGGAGAAAGGCTCGGTTGCCGAATTCGCCCGCGCGACCAACCTGCCGGTGATCAACGGCGGCGACGGCCCGGGCGAACACCCGAGCCAGGCGCTGCTGGATCTCTATACGATCCAGCGCGAATTCTCGCGACTCGGCAAGATCGTCGACGGCGCGCACATCGCGCTCGTCGGCGATCTGAAATACGGCCGCACCGTGCACTCGCTCGTCAAGCTGCTCGCGCTGTACCGCGGGCTGAAGTTCACGCTCGTATCGCCGCCGACGCTCGAAATGCCCGCGTACATCATCGAGCAGATCGCGACGAACGGCCACGCGATCGAGCAGACCAACGACCTCGCGGCCGGGCTGCGCGGCGCGGATGTCGTCTATGCGACGCGGATCCAGAAGGAGCGCTTCACCGACGAGTCGTTCGAAGGCTACACGCCGGATTTCCAGATCAACCAGGCACTCGTCGATTCCGTGTGCAAGCCCGACACGCTGATCATGCATCCGCTGCCGCGCGACAGCCGGCCCGGCGCGAACGACCTGTCGGTCGACCTGAACCGCGATCCGCGTCTCGCGATTTTCCGGCAGACCGACAACGGCATTCCGGTGCGGATGGCGATCTTCGCGGTGCTGCTCGGCGTCGAGAATCTCGTCCAGCACTCGATGCGCGACGCGACATGGCGCCCGCCGGCATACCTCGGGCCGGAGGATGCGGTGTTTCACGGGATCGATTGAACCGCATCCGGTGCCGCGCGGCCGCCCTTGATTGCTTCAGTTCAAGGGCCGCGCGCCTACATGACGCACGACGCGCCGCCTTGCACGGCGCGTTTTCATTTTCGGCGCGGGTGATGCGCGAGCGGCCGGCACGATGTTACCGGGCCCACGGGTCGATCACGCGCAAGCCCGCCGCTTCGAATGGCGCGACGTCGCGCGTCGCCACGATCAAGCCGTTCGCCGCGGCCGTGGCAGCGATAAATCCGTCAGCAGACGCCATCGCGTTGCCCGTAGCACGAGCCTTCGCACGAAGGCTCGCATAGGCTTTACTCGCCGCGTCGTCGAACGGCAGGATCCGGCCGCGAAACAGCGGCACGACGCGCTGCTCGATGCTTTGGTGCAGCCAGTCCCGCCTTCTCCCTTCCGGCAACGCGGCCACGCCGAAGCGCATTTCCGCGAGACTGATCGCGGCAAGAAACAGCGTCTCGACATTCTGCGCATCGAGCCATTCGATCACGGCCGCACTCGGCTCGCGCCGCAGCGGCTCGGAAATGACGTTGGTATCGACGAGGATCATTCGAAGCTCATCGGAGCGGTTGGGGAGCTCTCGCGCGGATTCTCGAAATCGACACCGCCCGCCTCCCGCCCGATTTCGGCCAGCAGCGACCCCAGCTTCGCCCGGCCGGTGGGCCGAACAGCCTCCTCGAGGATGGCGCGCACCTCCGCTTCGGTACTCCGACCATGTTGCGCCGCACGGATGCGAAGCGCGCGATGCACCTCGTCGGGCAAATTTCGAACGGTAATCACCGGCATGATGCACCTCGCCACAATTGCTTTCAATGCAGTCATATTATCACCTTGCTGTCATGATGGACGAATGAAAATGCAACCACTGTAGCCCGCCCCAGACCCCGTTCACATTCGGCCATTCGGCCATCTCCCCGCCCAGCGGGCCTCGCCGGCCTCCGTGACATTCGTCAACGTTCTTCCTACAAATGCGAACAAGAACGCTTCTCATTCACCTGAAAATTACATAGAATGCCCGGCTGAAAACAAATCGTAATAATTCCGGGCGGCATGCACGTTTGCGTAACGCGCCGTTCCCGGGCCACACCGCGAGGTCGAAGCGCACCATGAAGTCCCGTCCTGACGAGCTGAAGCTCGGCAAATTCACCACCCTGTGCAGCGTGCTCGCCGCAAGCCCCGCGTTCGCCGACGGCACGCCGTCGCCCGCCCCGGTCAGCACCGAAGGCCATCTCGCGCCGATCGAAATCCAGGGCAAGACCGAGCACAGCTACAAGGCCGACTTTTCCGCCTCCGCGAAATTCACCGCGCCGCTCGTCGACACGCCGAAGTCGGTGACCGTGATCCCGCAGGAACTGATCCAGAACAGCGGTGCGGCAACGCTGACCGAAGCGCTGCGCACCGTGCCCGGCATCACGTTCGGCGCGGGCGAAGGCGGCAACCCGCTCGGCGATCGTCCGTTCATCCGCGGCTACGACTCGCAGGGCAGCATGTTCGTCGACGGGATGCGCGACACGGGCGCGACCACCCGCGAGATCTTCAACACCGAGCGCGTCGAGATCACCAAGGGTTCCGACGGCGCGTACGGCGGCCGCGGCGGCGCGGGCGGCAGCATCAACCTGATCACCAAGGCCCCGCACCTCGGCACGACGGCCGCCGCGAGCGCGGGCTTCGGCACCGACCGCTATCGCCGCTTCACGGCCGACGGCAACTGGCAATTCGCCGATCACGCCGCGTTCCGCCTGAACCTGATGAGCCACAACAACGACGTCGCCGGCCGCGACGTCGTCAACAACGAGCGCTGGGGCGTCGCGCCGTCGATCGCGTTCGGTCTCGGCACGCCGACGCGCGTGACCGCGAGCTACTACCACCTGTCGACCGACGACATGCCCGACGGCGGCATTCCGTACTTCTACACGACGTCGAACAAGCCCGCGAACGTCGACACGATTTATCCGGCGCCCGTCGATCGCCACAACTTCTATGGCCTGATCGACCGCGACTTCCGCAAGACCACGTCCGACATCAGCACGATCCGGATCGAGCACGACATCACGCCGGGGCTGACGGTGCGCAACACCACGCGCTATACGGAATCGACGCAGGACTACATCTGGACGCAGCCCGACGACAGCCAGGGCAACGTGGTGAACGGCAAGGTCTGGCGCCGCAACAACAACCGCGACAGCTCGATCAACAGCCTCGCGAACCTGACCGAATTGTTCGGCGAATTCCGTACCGGCCCGTTCAAGCACAGTTTCACGACCGGCATCGAACTGTCGCGCGAATGGGGCAAGCGCGACTCCTACAAGGTGGCGACCGACACCGGCAAGATCTGCCAGAAGGGCATCGGCGCCGCGTCGGGCTACAACTGCACGAGCCTGTGGTCGCCGAACCCGAGCGATCCGTGGGCCGGCTCGGTCACGCGCAACAACGATTACGCGCATGCGCGCACCACGACGAAGTCGATCTACGGCTTCGACACGATCGAGATCACGCCACGCTGGCAGGTGAACGCCGGCGTGCGCGTCGACGACTACTCGACCCGCTTCACCGACACCAAGGCCAACGGCGGCAAGACCTACACGCGCGACGACACGCTCTTCAACTGGCAGGCCGGCCTCGTGTTCAAGCCCGCGCAAAACGGCAGCATCTATGCGTCGTATGCGACGTCGTCGACGCCGGCCGGCATGCTGCTCGGCGAAGGCAGCGAAACGCAGTCGCTCACGCCCGGCCGCGGCGGCGTCGGGCCGAACGCCGACCAGATGGCGCCCGAAAAGAACCGCAGCATCGAGCTCGGCACGAAGTGGAACGTGCTGAACGACCAGCTCGCGCTCACCGCCGCGCTGTTCCAGATCGATACG
Protein-coding sequences here:
- a CDS encoding aspartate carbamoyltransferase; this encodes MTVPQQAFLRDAMRRLNMTREAFANRIGVSRRALDTWLLPDDSQESRGMPEIVERFVSEIVERSAPDGGEYTQSVDKQGLSKQFLFEGKPQLISVDQFSRDSVEALFRVADVMQPIARRHKISRVLEGAVLGNLFFEASTRTRVSFGAAFCRLGGSVCDTTGFTFSSMAKGESIYDTSRVMAGYVDALVIRHPEKGSVAEFARATNLPVINGGDGPGEHPSQALLDLYTIQREFSRLGKIVDGAHIALVGDLKYGRTVHSLVKLLALYRGLKFTLVSPPTLEMPAYIIEQIATNGHAIEQTNDLAAGLRGADVVYATRIQKERFTDESFEGYTPDFQINQALVDSVCKPDTLIMHPLPRDSRPGANDLSVDLNRDPRLAIFRQTDNGIPVRMAIFAVLLGVENLVQHSMRDATWRPPAYLGPEDAVFHGID
- a CDS encoding type II toxin-antitoxin system VapC family toxin codes for the protein MILVDTNVISEPLRREPSAAVIEWLDAQNVETLFLAAISLAEMRFGVAALPEGRRRDWLHQSIEQRVVPLFRGRILPFDDAASKAYASLRAKARATGNAMASADGFIAATAAANGLIVATRDVAPFEAAGLRVIDPWAR
- a CDS encoding FitA-like ribbon-helix-helix domain-containing protein; translated protein: MPVITVRNLPDEVHRALRIRAAQHGRSTEAEVRAILEEAVRPTGRAKLGSLLAEIGREAGGVDFENPRESSPTAPMSFE
- a CDS encoding TonB-dependent receptor, producing MKSRPDELKLGKFTTLCSVLAASPAFADGTPSPAPVSTEGHLAPIEIQGKTEHSYKADFSASAKFTAPLVDTPKSVTVIPQELIQNSGAATLTEALRTVPGITFGAGEGGNPLGDRPFIRGYDSQGSMFVDGMRDTGATTREIFNTERVEITKGSDGAYGGRGGAGGSINLITKAPHLGTTAAASAGFGTDRYRRFTADGNWQFADHAAFRLNLMSHNNDVAGRDVVNNERWGVAPSIAFGLGTPTRVTASYYHLSTDDMPDGGIPYFYTTSNKPANVDTIYPAPVDRHNFYGLIDRDFRKTTSDISTIRIEHDITPGLTVRNTTRYTESTQDYIWTQPDDSQGNVVNGKVWRRNNNRDSSINSLANLTELFGEFRTGPFKHSFTTGIELSREWGKRDSYKVATDTGKICQKGIGAASGYNCTSLWSPNPSDPWAGSVTRNNDYAHARTTTKSIYGFDTIEITPRWQVNAGVRVDDYSTRFTDTKANGGKTYTRDDTLFNWQAGLVFKPAQNGSIYASYATSSTPAGMLLGEGSETQSLTPGRGGVGPNADQMAPEKNRSIELGTKWNVLNDQLALTAALFQIDTTNARVTLPNNQYAMVGNKRVQGLELGVAGQITKQWQVFGGYTYMKSELRDNGKDAANDGHRFPNTPKHSLTMWSNYDVTPKFTVGGGAFYMSEVFGDPANLRAVPSYWRFDAMAQYRINKKLDLQLNVNNLFNRTYFDQAYPAHYASIAPGRSAFITLNARY